In Pseudonocardia sp. C8, one genomic interval encodes:
- a CDS encoding LamB/YcsF family protein: MTHIDLNADLGESYGQWTLGDDDAMLGLVSSANVACGFHAGDPSTLRATTGRAAAAGVTVGAQVSYPDLRGFGRRFVDIEPSALTDDVLYQIGALEALCRAAGIRVRYVKPHGALYNATRAHTAQARAVVEAVRTYDPSLPLLGLPGSELLAAAEDAGLRAVPEFFVDRGYTPDGGLVSRREPGALLDDPGAAADRVVRMLEDGVVRAVDGTDVAVRAESACVHGDSPGAVTMARQVRDALTRAGVEIRAFAP, from the coding sequence ATGACGCACATCGACCTGAACGCCGACCTCGGCGAGTCCTACGGCCAGTGGACCCTCGGCGACGACGACGCGATGCTCGGGCTGGTCAGCTCGGCGAACGTCGCGTGCGGCTTCCACGCCGGCGACCCGTCGACGCTCCGGGCGACGACCGGGCGTGCCGCGGCGGCGGGCGTCACCGTGGGCGCCCAGGTGTCCTATCCGGACCTGCGCGGGTTCGGGCGGCGGTTCGTCGACATCGAGCCGTCCGCGCTGACCGACGACGTGCTCTACCAGATCGGTGCGCTCGAGGCGCTGTGCCGGGCGGCCGGCATCCGGGTCCGCTACGTGAAACCGCACGGCGCCCTCTACAACGCCACGCGCGCGCACACCGCGCAGGCCCGCGCCGTCGTCGAGGCGGTCCGGACCTACGACCCGTCGCTGCCGCTGCTGGGTCTGCCCGGCTCGGAGCTGCTGGCCGCCGCGGAGGACGCCGGGCTGCGCGCGGTGCCGGAGTTCTTCGTCGACCGCGGCTACACCCCCGACGGCGGCCTGGTGTCCCGCCGCGAGCCCGGCGCCCTGCTGGACGACCCCGGCGCGGCCGCCGACCGGGTGGTCCGGATGCTGGAGGACGGCGTCGTCCGGGCGGTGGACGGCACCGACGTCGCCGTCCGCGCCGAGTCCGCCTGCGTGCACGGGGACTCGCCCGGCGCCGTCACGATGGCGCGGCAGGTCCGGGACGCGCTGACCCGGGCCGGGGTCGAGATCCGGGCGTTCGCGCCATGA
- a CDS encoding NRAMP family divalent metal transporter codes for MTEDTARPAGTSTRSALLGAMFLMATSAIGPGFITQTTQFTAQLGAAFAFAILVSILVDIAIQMNVWRVVGVSGLRAHQLANRIAPGAGWLLTALVVVGGLVFNIANVGGAGLGLNAMLGLDARIGGALSAVLAIAIFTIRRAGVALDRIVVVLGVLMIGLTAYVAVVSGPPVGEALRQAVLPGQVSWLVITTLIGGTVGGYITYAGAHRMLDSGLSGPENAGQVTRSSVQGILVTAVMRVLLFLAILGVVAGGVNLAGSGNPTATAFEAAAGQVGLRLFGLILWAAAITSVIGAAYTSVTFLTSTATRQRTTNLLTIGFIVLSTAVFLIAGTTPVTLLIFAGAFNGLILPIGFTIVLWVAWRRRDLLGGYRYPRWLLGAGVAGWLVTLFVGYQFVADNLGKLA; via the coding sequence ATGACCGAGGACACGGCACGACCGGCCGGGACGTCCACCCGAAGTGCCCTGCTCGGGGCCATGTTCCTGATGGCGACGAGCGCCATCGGCCCCGGCTTCATCACCCAGACCACGCAGTTCACGGCCCAGCTCGGCGCGGCGTTCGCCTTCGCGATCCTCGTGTCGATCCTGGTCGACATCGCGATCCAGATGAACGTCTGGCGGGTCGTGGGTGTGTCCGGGCTGCGGGCCCACCAGCTCGCGAACCGGATCGCACCGGGCGCGGGCTGGCTGCTCACCGCGCTGGTGGTCGTCGGCGGGCTGGTGTTCAACATCGCCAACGTCGGCGGCGCCGGGCTGGGGCTGAACGCGATGCTCGGGCTCGACGCCCGGATCGGCGGTGCGCTCTCCGCCGTGCTCGCGATCGCGATCTTCACGATCCGCCGGGCGGGGGTGGCACTGGACCGGATCGTCGTCGTGCTCGGCGTCCTCATGATCGGGCTGACCGCCTACGTCGCGGTCGTGTCCGGCCCGCCGGTCGGCGAGGCGCTGCGCCAGGCGGTGCTGCCCGGCCAGGTCAGCTGGCTGGTGATCACCACGCTGATCGGCGGCACGGTCGGCGGCTACATCACCTACGCCGGAGCGCACCGGATGCTGGACTCCGGCCTGTCCGGGCCGGAGAACGCCGGTCAGGTCACGCGCAGCTCGGTGCAGGGCATCCTGGTCACCGCCGTCATGCGGGTGCTGCTGTTCCTGGCCATCCTCGGCGTCGTCGCCGGCGGGGTGAACCTCGCCGGGTCCGGCAACCCGACCGCCACCGCGTTCGAGGCCGCCGCCGGCCAGGTGGGGCTGCGGCTGTTCGGCCTGATCCTGTGGGCCGCCGCGATCACCTCGGTCATCGGCGCCGCTTACACCTCGGTCACGTTCCTGACCTCCACCGCGACCCGGCAGCGCACCACCAACCTGCTCACCATCGGGTTCATCGTGCTGAGCACGGCCGTCTTCCTGATCGCCGGGACCACGCCGGTCACGCTGCTGATCTTCGCCGGGGCCTTCAACGGGCTCATCCTGCCGATCGGCTTCACCATCGTGCTGTGGGTGGCCTGGCGGCGCCGGGACCTGCTGGGCGGGTACCGCTACCCGCGCTGGCTGCTCGGCGCCGGGGTCGCCGGGTGGCTGGTGACGCTGTTCGTCGGCTACCAGTTCGTGGCGGACAACCTGGGGAAGCTGGCATGA
- a CDS encoding GntR family transcriptional regulator → MTDANTAVQDALASLAASRAVVVPAAERVADQIRVEVAEARLRVGARLPEQALCTALQVSRNTVREALSQLVAERVLVRVPNRGVFVARPGADDIRDVYSARMVIEPGAIRYGARVTDPVALSAVRGAYLEGRAAADVADWTGIADANQHFHREIVALAGSPRLEREMGRLLAEMRLVFQRMPEVREFHEPYLARNGEIAAMLTDGEVEKAADELARYLVSARDQLLDAYARLPAPSG, encoded by the coding sequence GTGACCGACGCGAACACCGCCGTGCAGGACGCGCTGGCCTCCCTGGCCGCGTCCCGCGCGGTCGTGGTGCCCGCCGCGGAGCGGGTCGCCGACCAGATCCGGGTGGAGGTCGCCGAGGCCCGCCTGCGGGTCGGGGCGCGGCTGCCCGAGCAGGCCCTGTGCACGGCGCTGCAGGTCTCCCGGAACACCGTGCGCGAGGCGCTGTCCCAGCTGGTGGCCGAGCGGGTGCTGGTCCGGGTCCCGAACCGGGGCGTGTTCGTCGCCCGGCCCGGGGCCGACGACATCCGGGACGTCTACTCGGCCCGGATGGTGATCGAACCCGGGGCGATCCGCTACGGCGCGCGGGTCACCGACCCGGTCGCGCTGTCCGCCGTCCGGGGCGCCTACCTGGAGGGGCGAGCCGCCGCCGACGTCGCCGACTGGACCGGCATCGCCGACGCCAACCAGCACTTCCACCGCGAGATCGTCGCGCTGGCCGGGAGCCCCCGCCTGGAGCGCGAGATGGGGAGGCTGCTCGCCGAGATGCGGCTGGTGTTCCAGCGGATGCCCGAGGTGCGCGAGTTCCACGAGCCCTACCTGGCCCGCAACGGCGAGATCGCCGCGATGCTCACCGACGGGGAGGTCGAGAAGGCCGCCGACGAGCTGGCCCGCTACCTGGTGTCCGCCCGGGACCAGCTCCTGGACGCCTACGCCCGGCTCCCGGCCCCCTCCGGCTGA
- a CDS encoding rRNA methyltransferase encodes MQYRHAPDGHFAALDAVLVSAPGRPTLPVRLTVELLGRARARLGSPATVAVWDPCCGAGVTLTVLGLLCPGITALAGTDADPDPLGLARRNLALLGPGGPAARAAELEAMAARHGKESYAGAARAVRALDPLSRPEWTVEAADALDPAATRAALGGVAPDVVLADLPHGRQTTWARSDASDDGAGPTDPAAGDGGPTPGAAHPATDGPAGALPPEAAFLTAVGAVLAPEAVVVAVGRGRSVPLPEGVRALERVRAGHRAAALVRARDLHR; translated from the coding sequence GTGCAGTACCGCCACGCGCCGGACGGGCACTTCGCCGCCCTCGACGCCGTCCTCGTGTCCGCACCGGGGCGCCCGACCCTGCCGGTCCGGCTCACCGTCGAGCTGCTCGGGCGGGCACGGGCGCGGCTCGGCTCCCCGGCGACGGTCGCCGTGTGGGACCCGTGCTGCGGGGCCGGCGTCACCCTGACCGTGCTCGGGCTGCTCTGCCCCGGCATCACGGCGCTGGCCGGCACCGACGCCGACCCGGACCCGCTCGGCCTGGCCCGGCGGAACCTCGCGCTGCTCGGGCCCGGCGGGCCCGCGGCCCGCGCGGCCGAGCTCGAGGCGATGGCGGCGCGGCACGGCAAGGAGTCCTACGCCGGCGCGGCCCGCGCGGTCCGGGCCCTGGACCCGCTGAGCCGTCCGGAGTGGACCGTGGAGGCGGCGGACGCGCTCGACCCGGCCGCCACCCGGGCCGCGCTCGGCGGGGTGGCCCCGGACGTGGTGCTCGCGGACCTGCCGCACGGCCGGCAGACGACGTGGGCGCGGTCGGATGCCTCGGACGACGGCGCCGGGCCCACGGATCCTGCGGCCGGCGACGGCGGGCCGACACCCGGGGCCGCGCACCCGGCGACGGACGGCCCGGCCGGCGCCCTCCCGCCCGAGGCCGCGTTCCTCACCGCGGTCGGCGCGGTGCTCGCACCGGAGGCCGTGGTCGTCGCGGTCGGGCGGGGACGGTCGGTGCCGCTGCCCGAAGGGGTGCGGGCACTGGAGCGGGTGCGGGCCGGGCACCGCGCCGCGGCCCTCGTCCGGGCCCGCGACCTGCACCGATGA
- a CDS encoding HPr family phosphocarrier protein, with product MAERRVKIGSSVGLHARPANLFCSAAKQQPVKVQIATADGTRGPVDAASILSVMGMGVQSGEEVVLTAADGAEGEAAVAELAELLAQDLDATPA from the coding sequence ATGGCCGAGCGTCGTGTGAAGATCGGTTCGTCCGTGGGGCTGCACGCCCGCCCCGCCAACCTGTTCTGCAGTGCCGCCAAGCAGCAGCCCGTCAAGGTCCAGATCGCCACCGCCGACGGCACCCGCGGGCCGGTGGACGCCGCGTCCATCCTGTCCGTGATGGGCATGGGCGTGCAGTCCGGCGAGGAGGTCGTGCTCACCGCGGCCGACGGCGCCGAGGGCGAGGCCGCCGTCGCGGAGCTGGCCGAGCTGCTGGCCCAGGACCTGGACGCCACACCCGCCTGA
- a CDS encoding fructose-specific PTS transporter subunit EIIC — MKLLAITACPTGIAHTYMAAEALEVAADEAGHEIVVETQGSAGSTPFTQEQLDAADAIILAADVEVRDKERFAHLPTVTAPVKKAIGGAPGLIEQAVAKATEQPKGTPAAATAAPAAADDEADARPAAGPGFGAKLRGWLMTGVSYVIPFIAAGGLLIALGFALGGYQISDAPDIVSIGDDNVASINFDPGSLASWAALSFQIGNLAFGFLVPVLAGFIAYAIADRPALVPGFVGGMIAVNTQAGFLGGLVAGLLAGAVIYGLKLWKPPRALAGIMPVLVLPLIGTAVVGTIMFLILGQPLAAATTGLTNWLNGLSGANAVLLGALLGLMVAFDMGGPVNKAAYAFAVAGLSTGSETALMIMAAVMAAGMTPPLSLALATAVRKNLFTGVERENGRAAWLLGASFITEGAIPFAAADPLRVIPSIMAGSAVTGSLSMAFGSTLRAPHGGIFVVPLIGNPFAYLLAIVAGTVVSAALVVGLKGARRTPATGDTAPAGSTPSTTPVAG, encoded by the coding sequence GTGAAGCTCCTGGCCATCACCGCGTGCCCGACGGGCATCGCGCACACCTACATGGCCGCGGAGGCCCTCGAGGTCGCCGCGGACGAGGCCGGCCACGAGATCGTGGTCGAGACGCAGGGCTCGGCCGGTTCCACCCCGTTCACCCAGGAGCAGCTCGACGCCGCGGACGCGATCATCCTGGCCGCCGACGTCGAGGTGCGGGACAAGGAGCGCTTCGCGCACCTGCCGACCGTCACCGCGCCGGTCAAGAAGGCCATCGGCGGCGCGCCCGGCCTGATCGAGCAGGCCGTCGCGAAGGCGACCGAGCAGCCCAAGGGCACCCCGGCCGCCGCCACGGCCGCCCCGGCCGCCGCGGACGACGAGGCGGACGCCCGCCCGGCCGCGGGGCCCGGTTTCGGCGCGAAGCTGCGCGGGTGGCTGATGACGGGTGTCTCCTACGTCATCCCGTTCATCGCCGCGGGCGGCCTGCTGATCGCCCTGGGCTTCGCGCTCGGGGGGTACCAGATCTCCGACGCGCCGGACATCGTCTCGATCGGCGACGACAACGTCGCGTCGATCAACTTCGATCCGGGCTCGCTGGCGTCGTGGGCCGCGCTGTCGTTCCAGATCGGCAATCTGGCCTTCGGCTTCCTGGTCCCGGTGCTGGCCGGCTTCATCGCCTACGCCATCGCCGACCGGCCGGCGCTGGTGCCCGGGTTCGTCGGCGGCATGATCGCCGTCAACACCCAGGCGGGCTTCCTCGGCGGCCTGGTCGCCGGCCTGCTGGCCGGTGCGGTGATCTACGGCCTCAAGCTGTGGAAGCCGCCGCGCGCGCTGGCCGGCATAATGCCGGTGCTGGTGCTCCCGCTGATCGGCACCGCCGTCGTCGGCACGATCATGTTCCTGATCCTCGGCCAGCCGCTCGCCGCCGCCACCACCGGCCTCACCAACTGGCTGAACGGTTTGTCCGGGGCCAACGCGGTCCTGCTCGGCGCGCTGCTCGGCCTGATGGTGGCCTTCGACATGGGCGGCCCGGTGAACAAGGCCGCGTACGCCTTCGCCGTCGCCGGCCTGTCGACCGGCTCCGAGACCGCACTGATGATCATGGCTGCGGTGATGGCGGCGGGCATGACGCCGCCGCTGTCGCTGGCACTGGCCACGGCCGTCCGGAAGAACCTGTTCACCGGCGTCGAGCGGGAGAACGGCCGGGCCGCCTGGCTGCTGGGCGCCTCGTTCATCACCGAGGGCGCGATCCCGTTCGCCGCGGCCGACCCGCTGCGGGTGATCCCGTCGATCATGGCCGGCTCCGCGGTCACCGGCTCGCTGTCGATGGCCTTCGGCTCGACGCTGCGGGCCCCGCACGGGGGGATCTTCGTGGTCCCGCTGATCGGTAACCCGTTCGCCTACCTGCTGGCGATCGTCGCCGGCACGGTCGTCTCGGCGGCACTGGTGGTGGGCCTCAAGGGTGCCCGCCGCACACCGGCCACGGGCGACACCGCACCGGCCGGGTCCACCCCGTCCACCACCCCCGTCGCGGGCTGA
- a CDS encoding PTS sugar transporter subunit IIA — MTALITADLVDLDVPSADRKAAVTALAQRLVDAGRVTDLDQFLADIEAREAQMPTGLEGGIGIPHCRSAAVTEPSLAFGRSSSGVDFGAEDGPANLIFMIAAPEGGSTDHMTVLAALARRLVRASFKNELLGATDPAAVATFIQQEVGA; from the coding sequence ATGACTGCACTGATCACCGCCGATCTGGTCGACCTCGACGTGCCGTCGGCCGACCGCAAGGCCGCCGTCACGGCGCTGGCCCAGCGCCTGGTGGATGCCGGCCGGGTCACCGACCTGGACCAGTTCCTGGCCGACATCGAGGCCCGCGAGGCCCAGATGCCGACCGGCCTCGAGGGCGGGATCGGCATCCCGCACTGCCGGTCGGCCGCCGTCACCGAGCCGAGCCTCGCGTTCGGCCGCAGCAGCAGCGGAGTCGACTTCGGCGCCGAGGACGGCCCCGCCAACCTCATCTTCATGATCGCCGCCCCGGAGGGCGGGAGCACCGACCACATGACCGTGCTGGCCGCGCTGGCCCGCCGCCTGGTCCGTGCCTCCTTCAAGAACGAGCTCCTGGGCGCCACCGACCCCGCCGCCGTCGCGACGTTCATCCAGCAGGAGGTGGGAGCGTGA
- the pfkB gene encoding 1-phosphofructokinase: MFVTVTPNPSLDRTIELPHLARGEVHRATSVRVDPGGKGVNVARALAAAGHRAVALLPAGMTPGERLAALLEPTDVTTVTVPIAEATRVNITLVEPDGVTTKVNEQGPRLTAAESGALTDRAHALGAGATWLVICGSLPAGVDDDYHAELVRRCRRPGLRIAVDTSGTPLHHAVAAVPDLVKPNHAELAELVGRPLGHLGDVLLAARELRARGIGAVLVSLGAGGALLVDRSGEYHARTPPITVRSTVGAGDSTLAGFLAAGGEGPDALRQAVAYGAAACRLPGSATPGPADIRIDDVELAPTPDTTLALSGDAA, translated from the coding sequence CTGTTCGTGACGGTCACGCCGAACCCGAGCCTGGACCGCACCATCGAGCTGCCGCACCTCGCCCGCGGTGAGGTCCACCGGGCGACCTCGGTCCGGGTCGACCCGGGCGGCAAGGGCGTCAACGTCGCCCGCGCCCTCGCCGCGGCCGGGCACCGCGCGGTCGCGCTGCTTCCCGCCGGGATGACCCCCGGCGAGCGGCTGGCCGCGCTGCTGGAACCCACGGACGTCACCACCGTGACCGTCCCGATCGCCGAGGCGACCCGCGTCAACATCACGCTGGTCGAACCGGACGGCGTCACCACCAAGGTCAACGAGCAGGGCCCGCGGCTGACCGCCGCGGAGTCCGGCGCGCTGACCGACCGGGCGCACGCCCTGGGTGCGGGCGCGACCTGGCTGGTCATCTGCGGTTCGCTGCCGGCCGGGGTCGACGACGACTACCACGCCGAGCTCGTGCGGCGCTGCCGCAGGCCCGGCCTGCGGATCGCCGTCGACACCTCGGGCACGCCGCTGCACCACGCGGTGGCGGCCGTACCCGACCTCGTGAAACCCAACCACGCCGAGCTGGCCGAACTCGTCGGGCGCCCACTGGGCCACCTCGGTGACGTGCTGCTGGCCGCCCGCGAGCTGCGTGCCCGCGGGATCGGCGCGGTCCTGGTCAGCCTGGGCGCCGGCGGTGCCCTGCTGGTCGACCGGTCCGGCGAGTACCACGCCCGGACCCCTCCGATCACCGTGCGCAGCACGGTCGGCGCCGGCGACTCCACCCTGGCCGGGTTCCTGGCCGCGGGCGGGGAAGGCCCGGACGCCCTCCGGCAGGCCGTCGCCTACGGCGCCGCCGCCTGCCGCCTGCCCGGTTCGGCCACGCCGGGCCCGGCCGACATCCGAATCGACGACGTCGAACTGGCACCCACGCCGGACACCACCCTCGCCCTCTCGGGAGATGCCGCATGA
- a CDS encoding DeoR/GlpR family DNA-binding transcription regulator produces the protein MYAAERQQWLLDRTRDRGRVDVAAVAEELDVTPETIRRDLGVLERQGLVRRVHGGAIPSDLLNFEPGVGQRDTQSGAEKERIAKAALAELGNAATVLIDAGTTTARLAHVLPRERDFTVVTNSLPIASSLAGRPNVRLRLLGGRVRGTTLATVDDWAVSLLAGLTVDVAFLGTNGYSVARGLTTPDPDEGATKRAMIRASRRAVVLADASKFGSDQFVRFGTLAAVDTLITDTGLDPAHVAALEAAGPKVVRA, from the coding sequence ATGTACGCAGCGGAGCGTCAGCAGTGGTTGCTCGACCGGACCCGGGACCGGGGCCGGGTCGACGTGGCCGCCGTCGCCGAGGAGCTCGATGTCACCCCCGAGACCATCCGGCGGGACCTGGGCGTGCTCGAACGCCAGGGCCTGGTCCGCCGGGTCCACGGCGGGGCCATCCCGTCGGACCTGCTCAACTTCGAGCCGGGCGTGGGTCAGCGCGACACCCAGTCCGGCGCGGAGAAGGAGCGGATCGCCAAGGCCGCGCTCGCCGAGCTGGGCAACGCCGCCACGGTCCTGATCGACGCCGGCACCACCACCGCCCGGCTCGCCCACGTGCTCCCGCGGGAGCGGGACTTCACCGTCGTCACCAACTCGCTGCCGATCGCGTCGTCGCTGGCCGGGCGCCCGAACGTGCGTCTGCGCCTGCTCGGCGGGCGGGTGCGCGGCACGACGCTGGCCACCGTCGACGACTGGGCCGTCAGCCTGCTCGCCGGCCTCACCGTCGACGTCGCCTTCCTCGGCACGAACGGCTACTCGGTCGCCCGCGGGCTCACCACCCCGGACCCGGACGAGGGGGCCACCAAACGGGCGATGATCCGCGCGTCCCGGCGCGCCGTGGTCCTCGCCGACGCGAGCAAGTTCGGCTCCGACCAGTTCGTCCGCTTCGGAACGCTGGCCGCGGTCGACACACTCATCACCGACACCGGCCTCGACCCCGCGCACGTCGCGGCGCTGGAGGCCGCCGGACCCAAGGTGGTACGCGCATGA
- a CDS encoding phosphoenolpyruvate--protein phosphotransferase, protein MPSTLNGIPASPGRAGGRVVRVAEPPGEPAAGPAPADPDAEAARIAPAVELVSQRLTARAATVSGDAKEVLEATVTMVGDPALLENAQGLVTTKGYPAARAVWEAANQFAEMLSSMGGYMAERARDIHDVRDRIVAELLGLPAPGVADLDAPAVLVASDLAPADTAGLRPGVALALVTEQGGPTSHTAILARSLGIPAVVGCAGARTLAEGAAVTVDGGTGEVREVATLDEATAFAAAAAVTAEWDGAGRTADGRVVPLLANVGDGPGAAKSAAAGAEGVGLFRTELAFLAATEEPSEARQREVYTEVLSAFAGKPVTARTLDAGADKPLPFLSLDGEPNPALGVRGLRIARVAGNGAGVLDRQLAGLAAAAKETGVALKVMAPMVATAEEAAWFVERCRAHGITQAGVMIEIPAAVLTADEIMREVDFVSVGTNDLAQYLFAADRQSGPVAALNDPWQPALLRLIGMLGEASARTGTPVGVCGEAAADPELAPVLVGLGVATLSMGSGALAAVGARLGGLTVDQCRERARAACATADPIAARRAVAALGR, encoded by the coding sequence ATGCCGAGCACGTTGAACGGAATCCCCGCCAGCCCCGGCCGCGCCGGTGGTCGCGTCGTGCGCGTCGCCGAGCCGCCGGGCGAGCCGGCCGCCGGGCCCGCCCCCGCGGACCCGGACGCCGAGGCCGCCCGGATCGCGCCCGCCGTCGAGCTCGTGTCGCAGCGCCTCACCGCGCGCGCCGCGACCGTCTCCGGGGACGCGAAGGAGGTGCTCGAGGCGACCGTGACGATGGTCGGCGACCCGGCACTGCTGGAGAACGCGCAGGGCCTGGTGACCACGAAGGGCTACCCCGCCGCGCGCGCGGTGTGGGAGGCCGCGAACCAGTTCGCGGAGATGCTCTCCTCGATGGGCGGCTACATGGCCGAGCGCGCCCGCGACATCCACGACGTCCGGGACCGGATCGTGGCCGAGCTGCTGGGCCTGCCCGCCCCCGGTGTCGCCGATCTCGACGCCCCGGCCGTGCTCGTCGCCTCCGACCTCGCGCCCGCCGACACCGCCGGTCTGCGGCCGGGCGTCGCGCTCGCGCTGGTCACCGAGCAGGGCGGCCCGACCAGCCACACCGCCATCCTCGCCCGCTCCCTGGGGATCCCGGCCGTGGTGGGCTGCGCGGGGGCGCGGACGCTCGCCGAGGGCGCCGCCGTGACCGTGGACGGCGGCACCGGTGAGGTCCGCGAGGTCGCCACGCTCGACGAGGCGACCGCGTTCGCGGCCGCGGCGGCGGTGACCGCCGAGTGGGACGGTGCCGGCCGAACCGCGGACGGCCGCGTCGTCCCGCTGCTGGCCAACGTGGGCGACGGCCCGGGCGCGGCCAAGTCCGCGGCCGCCGGTGCCGAGGGTGTGGGGCTGTTCCGGACCGAGCTGGCGTTCCTCGCCGCGACCGAGGAGCCCTCCGAGGCCCGGCAGCGCGAGGTCTACACCGAGGTGCTGTCCGCGTTCGCCGGGAAGCCGGTCACCGCCCGCACCCTGGACGCCGGCGCCGACAAGCCGCTGCCGTTCCTGTCCCTCGACGGCGAGCCCAACCCGGCGCTCGGCGTGCGCGGCCTGCGCATCGCCCGGGTCGCCGGGAACGGCGCGGGCGTGCTCGACCGCCAGCTCGCGGGGCTGGCCGCGGCCGCCAAGGAGACCGGTGTCGCGCTCAAGGTGATGGCGCCGATGGTCGCCACCGCCGAGGAAGCCGCCTGGTTCGTGGAGCGCTGCCGGGCGCACGGCATCACCCAGGCCGGCGTCATGATCGAGATCCCGGCGGCGGTCCTCACCGCGGACGAGATCATGCGCGAGGTCGACTTCGTCTCGGTGGGCACGAACGACCTGGCCCAGTACCTGTTCGCGGCGGACCGGCAGTCCGGGCCGGTGGCGGCGCTCAACGACCCGTGGCAGCCGGCGCTGCTGCGGCTGATCGGGATGCTCGGCGAGGCCTCGGCCCGGACCGGGACGCCGGTCGGCGTCTGCGGGGAGGCCGCGGCCGACCCGGAGCTGGCCCCGGTGCTGGTCGGGCTGGGCGTCGCGACCCTGTCGATGGGCTCGGGCGCGCTCGCCGCCGTGGGGGCCCGGCTGGGCGGGCTGACCGTCGACCAGTGCCGGGAGCGGGCCCGGGCGGCCTGCGCGACGGCCGACCCGATCGCGGCCCGGCGGGCGGTGGCCGCGCTGGGGCGCTGA
- a CDS encoding metalloregulator ArsR/SmtB family transcription factor, with translation MHESIPGFAMPPDEDVRRAADAMRMLSDPTRIKILWALLQGESSVACLAELVGAAPTAVSQHLAKLRLAGLVENRREGTFVYYTVDDPTVRAVLERVLRREPAGR, from the coding sequence GTGCACGAGTCGATCCCCGGCTTCGCCATGCCGCCCGACGAGGACGTCCGCCGTGCCGCGGACGCCATGCGCATGCTGTCCGACCCGACCCGGATCAAGATCCTCTGGGCGTTGCTGCAGGGCGAGTCCTCGGTGGCCTGCCTGGCCGAGCTCGTCGGGGCGGCGCCCACCGCGGTGAGCCAGCACCTCGCCAAGCTGCGGCTCGCCGGGCTGGTCGAGAACCGGCGCGAGGGGACGTTCGTCTACTACACCGTCGACGACCCGACCGTGCGCGCCGTGCTGGAACGGGTGCTGCGGCGCGAGCCCGCCGGCCGCTGA